Part of the Alphaproteobacteria bacterium genome is shown below.
AACCGGAACGACTATTTGCCGGAATCGGCTGCCGGGGAGACGGGCTCAACCAGACCTTGCCGAAGACCGAAATAGAGCAGCTCGATATCGGTATCCACGCCGAGCTTCGACTTGATCGCATAGTGGTAGTTCGCCACGGTCTTGCGGCTGAGGTTCAGCGCCGAGGCGATCTCATCGGTTGATTTAGCGTCCAAGATCATGCGGAAAATTTCGAACTCGCGCGGTGAAAGTCCGTGCAGTCCCGTTTTTTCATCCTGCACCCGATCAAATGCGAGTGCCTCGCTGATCTCGGGACAAATGGCGAGCCGGCCTTCGGCAATATCGCGCACTGCCCTCACGAGAAGGTCGGGTGGGCTAGTTTTGGTGATGTACCCTTTGGCCCCGGCGCGAAAGGCCTGCAGGGCGTAAGCGGCCCCGCTATGCATCGTGAACACAAGGACCCGCGCCTGAGCGTCGAACTCGCGGATATGCTCGATTGCATCGATGCCGCCGCGGCCCGGCATCGAAATATCCATGATGACGACATCCGGCCGTGTATCCTTGTAGCATCGATAGCCCGATGCAGCGTCGCCGGCTTCGCCGACGACTATCAGGCCTTCGTGCTTCGCGAGGAGCGAGCGGTAGCCTTCGCGAACGACGGCGTGGTCGTCCACAATAAGGATTCGGATTGTTTTCCGGCTCATTGGATGAGTTCCACGGGGGCTTCAAATGGAATCATAGCATGAAGCTTGAAGCCCTTATCGTCGAGGTCGATGACATCCAGTGTTCCACCGAGCGCCATCACGCGTTCGCGCATCCCGATGAGCCCCAGCCCGCTCCCTTGCGCGGCAATTCCGCTCTCAACTGCTCCACACCCATCGTCCTCGATCGTCAGCGCCAGCCAACGTCGCGCAGGCGAGGTGTGTTCCCCGGCCTCCCGACTTAAGTTGAGAGCGACGCGCGCATGCCCGGCGTGCGCATGCTTATTGATGTTGGTCAGTCCCTCCTGGACGATTCGATAGACATGGGACGCCGCCGTGGGGGGCAGCACGCGGAGGTCGCCGTCGATTTCGAGCGAAATTTTCAATTGCCCCTCGGCTTGCCGTTCTTGATCCCTGGCCAGAGTCGCAAGGCTGGCGGCGAGCCCAAAATCATCGATTTCAGGCGGACGAAGCGTCCGCAAAGTGGCGCGGAGCGATCTCATCACGGCCGTCGAAATCCGCGAGAGATTGTTTGCCTCCGGCACGAGCGCGGGGCACGCGGTCTCGGCCGTCGCCTTGATCGATGCCGCCACCGCACTCATGGCGCTGAGATTTTGAGCGAGTTCATCGTGCAGATCGCGCGCCAAATCGAGCCGCTCCTGCTCTTGATTGTCGACGAGCTTGGCAGCAAGCTCCCGCTTTTCGCGGGTTGTCCGGTCGAGGCTTGCTGCGAGCGTGTTGAACACCTCGCTGATGCGTTGTAGCTCGATCAACCGGAAGTTCGGCAATCGGCACGATAGATCGCCGTGCGCCAGCCTGTCGAGGCCGGCCAAAATATCCTTTGTCGGACGTAGCGCTCGGCTAATTGCGCCATATTGCAAAATGCAAATCGCTCCGATGACGAGCCCGGTAAGCCCAAGAAGCCCTGAGACTTCTTTCCAGATTGCGGCGACAATGGCTGCACTCTCCATGGTGACGGTCACCGTTCCATAGGTCTTGCCATGGTAAGAAATAGGACGAACAACGTCGGCCTGCCCTGCGGGAATCCAATCGAAGAGTGCGGCAAACCAATCTGGCGGCTTGCCGACGCTGCGATTGAACCCGATACAGCTCGATCGCGCGAGATTTCCATCCGCTCTGGTGTATTCTACGCACTGGCCCGCACTCTGGAGGACTTCAGTTACGAGATCCAAGTCGGGGAAGCGGTTCGCCAGGGTTTTGTTCATCTCGATGCGAGAAAGCTGGATCTGCAGCTGCCGAACGAGCAAATCGGCGACATGCTCGTTGAGCTGGCGAACGTCACGATAGGTCCCGAATAGCGCGAGTGCCGCAGCGATGAGAAAGCAAAGCAAGGCAACGGCTACCACGCGGCGCGTCAGTGACGACTTGAGATCGAGATTAGGAGCCATATCGCGGGTTCTGTAACCGCATCCTACCGCAACCACAGATTGCTCGAGGGGTTGAGCGATATAAACCTATGGCGCGGCTTCGGCCTAAAGTTAAGCGGCGCCGCGCAACGGGCAATTTGCCCAAAGCTTCTCAGGCAAAACTCTGTTTCCCTTCTGGCTGCGGCAGCCAATTTATAGCAGCGTCCGTCCCCTGTAACACGGAAGGAAAGCACGCCATGTCATGGACAACTCCAACGCTCGTCGAAATGTGCGTCGGCCTTGAGATCAACGGGTATCTCCCCGCTGAGTTTTGAGCGACATCTCGGTCTCGCGACTGGGATTTGTCAATTGGCAGCAGTGAGCAGTCCTGGCCGCTATGTCCGAGCGTTCGCGTCCCGGTACTCGGTGGCTATGTTGTGTCAGGCGCCGAGGAGGCTAGGCGCCGAAGCGCAGGCGCCCAAGCCGGGATGGCCGCGGTCGAGGAGTGAAGTCATCCCTGCCTGATGCTTATATCCTATTAGTGCAAGTGAACCCCGGGCGATGTCCCGGGGTTTTCATTTCAACGCTCCGACGCAGCTCAACTTGCTCCGACGCAGCTCCGGACTAGACCCTTTCA
Proteins encoded:
- a CDS encoding response regulator transcription factor, which gives rise to MSRKTIRILIVDDHAVVREGYRSLLAKHEGLIVVGEAGDAASGYRCYKDTRPDVVIMDISMPGRGGIDAIEHIREFDAQARVLVFTMHSGAAYALQAFRAGAKGYITKTSPPDLLVRAVRDIAEGRLAICPEISEALAFDRVQDEKTGLHGLSPREFEIFRMILDAKSTDEIASALNLSRKTVANYHYAIKSKLGVDTDIELLYFGLRQGLVEPVSPAADSGK
- a CDS encoding histidine kinase, which translates into the protein MAPNLDLKSSLTRRVVAVALLCFLIAAALALFGTYRDVRQLNEHVADLLVRQLQIQLSRIEMNKTLANRFPDLDLVTEVLQSAGQCVEYTRADGNLARSSCIGFNRSVGKPPDWFAALFDWIPAGQADVVRPISYHGKTYGTVTVTMESAAIVAAIWKEVSGLLGLTGLVIGAICILQYGAISRALRPTKDILAGLDRLAHGDLSCRLPNFRLIELQRISEVFNTLAASLDRTTREKRELAAKLVDNQEQERLDLARDLHDELAQNLSAMSAVAASIKATAETACPALVPEANNLSRISTAVMRSLRATLRTLRPPEIDDFGLAASLATLARDQERQAEGQLKISLEIDGDLRVLPPTAASHVYRIVQEGLTNINKHAHAGHARVALNLSREAGEHTSPARRWLALTIEDDGCGAVESGIAAQGSGLGLIGMRERVMALGGTLDVIDLDDKGFKLHAMIPFEAPVELIQ